In Anopheles gambiae chromosome 2, idAnoGambNW_F1_1, whole genome shotgun sequence, a single window of DNA contains:
- the LOC1277310 gene encoding mitochondrial import inner membrane translocase subunit Tim17-A: MEEYAREPCPYRIVDDCGGAFAMGCIGGGVFQAIKGFRNAPSGFNRRLLGSLTAMKSRSPIIAGNFAVWGGMFSTIDCTLVHFRKKEDPWNSIISGAATGGILAARNGVPAMIGSAVIGGVLLALIEGVGIMFTRISAEQFRNPTPPSDDPSVLGDPNQQQMSSSAPSTFAFGQSGQNYQ, encoded by the exons ATGGAAGAGTATGCCCGTGAACCATGTCCCTACCGTATAGTCGACGATTGTGGAGGAGCATTTGCTATGGGTTGTATTGGAGGTGGTGTTTTTCAAGCTATTAAAGGATTCCGAAACGCTCCATCAGGATTTAACCGGCGTTTG CTGGGAAGCTTAACAGCAATGAAAAGCCGGTCTCCTATTATAGCCGGAAATTTTGCTGTATGGGGCGGAATGTTCAGCACAATCGATTGTACACTGGTCCATTTTCGGAAGAAGGAAGACCCGTGGAACTCCATTATTAGTGGTGCTGCCACGGGAGGAATTTTGGCAGCCAGAAACGGCGTTCCTGCTATGATCGGTAGTGCGGTGATAGGTGGCGTGTTGTTAGCTTTGATTGAAGGTGTAGGTATCATGTTTACGCGTATATCTGCTGAACAGTTTCGCAACCCTACTCCTCCGAGTGATGATCCATCGGTGCTAGGAGATCCAAATCAACAGCAGATGTCTTCATCTGCACCTTCTACATTTGCGTTTGGTCAGTCTGGACAGAACTATCAATAA
- the LOC1277307 gene encoding nuclear receptor binding SET domain protein, with product MPRNTRSREVVTPEMKLQGNATRKAVIQRHKSMKKNTKDTASDRSFTRLVLTSSGNNSKETKAQENLLETAAATNFETDLLSPTTTQKRVKSQESTPQSQKIAKQEPMSGSEMNESGKENAFSDQIRNHPTDENSNTVVRVPGRYLLKQLSSSLSPKMTEINIDTDRRVSRYGRHQKQKDNSDYVPVDLMKYVGSTPSKFKTKSETDDPNSVNKTLETKPHSSDELRTGSNDISLSLTVVPLPLIDGSIMKRPEEKQLLSMEEIKIVGMEEPYYTDKGSDNNCFMNNLLERKTSSDADSGKGSSVDLAIIYRAGNLYWAAQTRKSIHWPCIVHVDPETDQITRLYGDKFLEVHVSYFGDRGRRAWIKEHSILPFEGVDEYCTNAKNMEYGKLLKSALKSERWKNACSIAERYMTLALSERIASFDHEVKLELARHKVMRHRMAIEGRIKNGASQKMPALLPSDNSEVLEHWNKRDRSSSPESPEYELLPGVFPTKNNPIKKIKFSPSMQNCILNDNRSPLDRPLHSMDSEENPPGSATKANGPKATTLGVSDLENLNSTEYDDILTFIRYYMFDGHTSYEVEKGLQLYVRGICNLKKHSNRGTERTVGRQRMHALRKSYEILGIEPSAEVSTSLKTRNAHPVIKKEPKTLEEKFIFELDKNFLMKGVPKGFVCYICNRPNNVTKCSKCTLHLHLVCLANDPEEVVKMQELVDQKKLCCEKCSTTSIVEKTCFICNDEIPEKSNEQIYRCVVGKCTQAYHISCLQLFPQVRQVSASTIICPYHTCHTCVASEPRSTASMVKTTLAHCLKCPTSYHPSGNCIPAGSVLLTTTQLICPKHTLEQIPLNVNWCFICGKGGNLICCETCPLACHPVCLQFTPPDEKYFCEGCESGRLPLYNEIVIAKMGSFRWWPALTLPPSEIPQNMLQLRHKPSDICVKFFNTHDMSWLNRKRMYLYQREDSESLDGSQSGSSMDKRYRSAMTEASKIFKILQTRKMLGPSASLSYSKAVPVYKKIKTNRYIPPLKPPSVNRQLDGVEDSVCRCQPSDDDPCGPTSACLNRAIMMECSSKTCPAKESCSNQRFTKRIYPALEVRFFSDKGFGLVALEDLKSGQFVIEYVGEVINSEEFDRRVMMMQAAKETNYYFLTVEPDLTIDAGPKGNVSRFINHSCEPNCETQKWTIGETRVIGLFAIKDINAGEELTFNYNLESLGNNKRVCLCGAGKCSGFIGEKYRPPNKKDIVISMKSERSLKNGKKRVKIRRTKTTLTQKTTRNLSETKDTNNQLNDNDVVMISAQEAVIVDLVDENASAYPLASVHIKQEKNDYNI from the exons ATGCCACGAAATACTCGATCACGCGAAGT AGTGACGCCTGAGATGAAACTTCAGGGTAATGCTACAAGAAAAGCAGTTATTCAAAGACACAAGTCAATGAAAAAGAACACCAAAGACACTGCGTCGGATAGAAGCTTCACACGATTGGTGTTAACAAGCTCCGGAAATAACTCTAAAGAGACCAAAGCTCAAGAGAATTTACTAGAAacag CTGCTGCAACAAATTTCGAAACAGATTTGCTTTCACCTAccaccacacaaaaacgagTCAAATCTCAGGAAAGTACGCCACAAAGCCAAAAAATCGCCAAACAAGAACCAATGAGCGGTAGCGAAATGAATGAATCTGGAAAGGAGAATGCATTTTCCGATCAAATTCGAAATCATCCTACTGATGAAAATAGCAATACAGTCGTAAGAGTCCCAGGCCGATATCTGTTAAAACAATTGTCGAGTTCTTTGAGTCCTAAAATGACTGAAATTAATATCGATACGGACCGTCGCGTGAGTCGGTATGGAAgacatcaaaaacaaaaagacaatTCAGATTATGTACCTGTTGATTTAATGAAATATGTCGGCAGTACACCATCCAAATTCAAAACGAAGTCAGAAACAGATGACCCTAACTCAGTCAATAAAACATTGGAGACTAAGCCTCATTCGAGTGATGAATTGCGAACAGGATCCAATGATATTTCACTGTCATTAACAGTAGTCCCATTACCACTGATCGATGGTTCGATTATGAAACGACCTGAGGAGAAACAATTGCTCAGTATGGAGGAAATTAAAATTGTTGGCATGGAGGAGCCCTACTATACGGATAAAGGCAGCGATAATAATTGCTTTATGAATAATTTGCTTGAACGCAAGACATCATCAGATGCGGACAGCGGAAAAGGGTCTTCAGTCGATCTTGCTATCATATACAGGGCAGGCAATTTATATTGGGCAGCACAGACAAGAAAGTCGATCCACTGGCCATGCATTGTCCATGTCGATCCGGAAACCGATCAAATTACACGATTGTATGGCGATAAATTTTTGGAAGTTCATGTGAGTTACTTTGGGGATAGAGGACGTCGTGCCTGGATTAAGGAACATAGCATTTTACCATTTGAAGGCGTAGACGAATATTGTACCAATGCTAAGAATATGGAGTATGGCAAGCTTCTAAAATCAGCTTTAAAGTCGGAAAGATGGAAAAACGCTTGCAGTATAGCAGAAAGATATATGACACTAGCATTGAGTGAACGTATCGCAAGTTTTGATCATGAAGTAAAACTAGAATTAGCACGACACAAAGTAATGCGACATCGTATGGCGATTGAAGGTAGAATCAAAAATGGAGCATCGCAGAAAATGCCAGCATTGCTACCGTCCGATAATTCAGAAGTATTAGAACATTGGAACAAAAGGGATCGTTCTTCATCTCCGGAAAGTCCTGAATACGAATTGCTACCAGGCGTGtttccaacaaaaaacaatcccattaaaaaaattaaattttctccCAGCATGCAAAATTGCATCTTGAATGACAATAGAAGCCCTTTAGATCGCCCGCTGCATTCGATGGATAGTGAGGAAAATCCTCCTGGAAGTGCAACCAAAGCAAATGGGCCAAAAGCAACAACCCTTGGTGTGAGCGATTTAGAAAACTTGAATAGCACCGAATATGATGATATTCTGACATTCATTCGTTATTATATGTTTGATGGGCACACATCTTATGAAGTAGAAAAGGGTCTTCAATTGTATGTGCGAGGTATATGTAACctaaaaaaacactccaaccGTGGTACAGAGCGTACTGTCGGGCGACAGCGTATGCATGCACTACGTAAATCTTATGAAATACTGGGCATTGAACCTTCGGCAGAAGTCAGCACTAGCCTAAAGACAAGGAATGCCCATCCTGTCATTAAAAAAGAACCCAAAACATTGGAAGAGAAGTTCATATTTGAACTGGATAAAAATTTTCTTATGAAAGGTGTTCCGAAAGGCTTTGTGTGTTACATTTGCAATCGTCCTAATAATGTTACAAAGTGTAGTAAATGCACCCTACATTTGCATCTTGTATGTTTGGCCAATGATCCTGAAGAAGTAGTAAAAATGCAGGAGCTAGTTGATCAAAAAAAACTCTgttgtgaaaaatgttctaCGACATCTATTGTCGAGAAAACTTGTTTCATTTGCAACGATGAAATCCCTGAAAAGAGTAACGAACAAATATACCGTTGCGTGGTTGGTAAATGCACACAGGCGTATCACATATCTTGCTTGCAACTGTTTCCTCAAGTTCGTCAAGTTAGTGCAAGTACTATCATCTGTCCATACCATACATGCCATACATGTGTAGCAAGTGAACCGCGGAGCACAGCTTCTATGGTAAAAACAACACTAGCACACTGCCTTAAGTGTCCGACATCATATCATCCGTCCGGTAATTGCATTCCAGCCGGATCGGTTCTACTAACAACAACGCAACTGATCTGTCCTAAGCACACTCTTGAGCAAATCCCTCTTAATGTGAATTGGTGTTTTATATGTGGCAAAGGAGGCAATTTAATTTGCTGCGAAACGTGTCCATTAGCCTGCCATCCGGTCTGTCTACAGTTCACGCCGCCAGACGAAAAATATTTCTGTGAAGGGTGCGAATCTGGTAGACTTCCACTTTACAACGAGATCGTTATCGCTAAGATGGGATCCTTCCGTTGGTGGCCGGCCTTAACGTTGCCGCCATCCGAAATACCGCAAAATATGTTGCAACTACGACATAAACCTTCAGATATATGTGtaaaatttttcaacacacaCGATATGTCTTGGCTAAACCGTAAACGAATGTATCTGTATCAACGCGAGGACTCCGAAAGCCTTGACGGATCACAAAGCGGATCATCTATGGATAAACGGTATCGCTCTGCGATGACAGAAGCAAGTAAAATCTTCAAGATACTGCAGACCAGAAAAATGTTAGGACCATCCGCAAGTTTAAGTTATTCGAAAGCTGTCCCagtatataaaaaaattaaaaccaacaGGTACATACCACCTTTAAAACCACCATCGGTTAATCGACAGTTGGATGGCGTGGAAGACTCTGTGTGTCGTTGTCAGCCGAGTGATGATGATCCTTGTGGTCCCACTTCTGCATGCTTAAATCGTGCAATCATGATGGAGTGTAGCTCTAAGACTTGTCCTGCAAAAGAAAGCTGTTCAAATCAACGGTTTACCAAGCGCATATATCCCGCACTGGAGGTTCGCTTTTTTTCGGATAAAGGCTTCGGTTTGGTCGCTCTCGAAGATTTAAAAAGTGGTCAATTTGTGATCGAATATGTTGGCGAAGTGATTAATAGTGAGGAGTTCGATCGAAGAGTAATGATGATGCAGGccgcaaaagaaacaaattacTATTTCCTTACGGTTGAACCCGACTTAACTATTGATGCGGGACCGAAAGGAAACGTTTCGAGATTCATCAATCATTCATGCGAACCGAATTGTGAAACCCAAAAATGGACAATTGGAGAAACTCGTGTAATTGGACTATTTGCCATTAAGGACATTAATGCA ggCGAAGAATTGACATTTAACTACAATTTGGAAAGCTTGGGTAATAACAAACGGGTATGTCTATGCGGAGCCGGTAAATGTTCTGGTTTTATCGGTGAAAAATATCGCCCgccaaataaaaaagatatTGTAATCAGCATGAAATCTGAACGATCCCTAAAAAACGGTAAGAAAAGGGTTAAAATTCgtagaacaaaaacaactttgacccaaaaaacaacaagaaattTAAGTGAAACTAAGGACACCAACAATCAATTGAACGATAACGACGTGGTAATGATATCTGCACAAGAAGCCGTAATAGTAGATTTAGTTGACGAAAATGCATCAGCATATCCACTCGCATCAGTCCATATCAAGCAGGAAAAGAATGATTACAATATTTGA
- the LOC1277297 gene encoding uncharacterized protein LOC1277297, whose translation MNRRTNDSKLILFGEPEPANITEGCGSLGMYLMKRLLRHGDGVAVIDGVYSNELRYLELLENAVRLAEGLRSLTDVTPNGVVGIISENRLEFPVVLYASFFVNAAVAPINLTYTEREFDHALNLSKPSILFVSPYSAERVIAVARKNRHFIKHIFLFGNENSFGADVVLFNDFLLQTSAINPYSFQVAPTNVEEHVALIMCSSGTTGLPKGVQLTQRNVIASVSLLSVLEASFEVPVVVLGVIPWFHAFGCLTLINVICNKLKLVSLPKFEEGLFLSCIENYRCSFVFVVPPLMVFLAKHPLVDNYDLSCINTLLCGAAPLSKETEMLVKKRIGVKHVLQGYGMSETTLAMLIQSNDSNKSGSVGKLQAGTMAKVVDVETGRLLGPNEAGELYFKGTQIMKGYIGNEQETIQTIDKDGWLRTGDIGYYDNDEEFFIIDRLKELIKYKGYQVPPAEIEAVLLTNSKIKDAGVVGFPDEAAGELPLAFVVKQPGVTLTEEEVKQYVAARTSPAKRLHGGVRFVSEIPKNVSGKILRRELRAMLNRQLSKL comes from the exons ATGAATCGCCGCACTAATGACAGTAAATTAATTCTTTTTGGAGAACCTGAACCGGCAAACATTACAGAAGGATGTGGTTCATTGGGAATGTACTTGATGAAACGTTTACTGCGCCACGGTGATGGTGTAGCAGTG ATTGACGGCGTGTACTCCAACGAGCTGCGGTACCTGGAGTTGTTAGAAAACGCTGTGCGTCTTGCGGAAGGCCTACGGAGTCTAACCGATGTGACCCCGAATGGCGTAGTTGGAATTATAAGTGAAAATCGATTGGAATTTCCTGTTGTCTTATATGCATCGTTTTTTGTaaatgctgctgttgctccaaTTAATTTGACGTACACCGAAC GGGAATTCGACCATGCGCTAAATTTATCCAAACCAAGCATACTCTTCGTTTCACCATATTCTGCGGAGCGGGTTATTGCAGTTGCTCGTAAAAACCGCCATTtcatcaaacatatttttctcTTTGGCAATGAAAACTCCTTTGGAGCGGATGTGGTcctttttaatgattttctttTACAAACAAGTGCCATCAATCCGTATAGCTTCCAGGTAGCTCCCACAAACGTAGAAGAACATGTTGCACTGATCATGTGCTCCTCTGGGACGACTGGTTTGCCTAAAGGGGTGCAGTTAACACAGCGAAATGTAATTGCAAGCGTATCGTTGTTATCTGTTCTCGAGGCATCATTTGAAGTGCCCGTTGTTGTGTTAGGTGTTATACCGTGGTTTCATGCTTTCGGATGCCTCACGTTGATCAATGTCATTTGTAATAAGCTGAAGCTAGTTTCCTTGCCCAAGTTTGAGGAAGGTCTGTTCTTAAGTTGCATTGAAAACTATCGTTGTTCCTTTGTGTTCGTGGTACCTCCCTTGATGGTGTTTTTAGCCAAGCATCCTCTGGTGGATAACTACGATTTAAGTTGCATTAATACGCTGCTCTGCGGGGCCGCACCACTAAGCAAAGAAACAGAAATGTTAGTCAAGAAGCGCATTGGGGTAAAGCATGTTCTGCAAGGCTACGGTATGAGTGAAACAACTCTTGCAATGTTAATACAGTCCAACGATTCGAACAAATCGGGCAGCGTAGGAAAATTACAAGCCGGCACAATGGCAAAGGTAGTTGATGTAGAAACTGGAAGGCTATTAGGTCCGAATGAAGCAGGTGAATTATACTTTAAAGGCACTCAGATTATGAAAGGATACATAGGAAATGAGCAGGAAACCATTCAAACAATCGATAAGGACGGCTGGCTTCGAACCGGTGATATTGGCTACTATGACAATGACGAagaattttttattattgatagATTGAAGGAGCTTATCAAATACAAAGGCTATCAGGTTCCACCAGCCGAAATCGAAGCTGTTTTGCTAACGAACTCAAAAATAAAAGACGCTGGCGTTGTGGGATTTCCCGATGAAGCAGCCGGGGAGTTGCCTTTGGCTTTTGTAGTGAAACAACCAGGAGTAACCCTGACAGAGGAGGAAGTAAAACAATACGTTGCCGCTCGTACATCACCAGCTAAACGGTTGCATGGTGGAGTACGTTTCGTATCAGAGATACCAAAGAACGTCAGTGGAAAAATTTTGCGACGTGAACTCCGGGCCATGTTAAACCGACAGCTTTCTAAGCTTTAA